In one Streptomyces sp. T12 genomic region, the following are encoded:
- a CDS encoding N-acetylneuraminate synthase family protein, translating to MSTNSRLRNFGSREVGPGKPVYICGEIGINHNGELENAFKLIDAAAEAGCDAVKFQKRTPEICTPRDQWDIERDTPWGRMTYIDYRHRVEFGEDEYRQIDEYCKTKNIDWFASPWDTEAVAFLEKFDVPAHKVASASLTDDELLRALRGTGRAVILSTGMSTPKQIRHAVEVLGSDNIVMCHATSTYPAKAEELNLRAINTLEKEFPNVPIGYSGHETGLQTTLAAVALGAVFVERHITLDRAMWGSDQAASVEPQGLTRLVRDIRTIEASLGDGVKKVYDSELGPMKKLRRVAGVVAEAEIAAAAGEPVQV from the coding sequence ATGAGCACCAACTCCCGCCTCCGCAACTTCGGTTCCCGCGAAGTCGGCCCGGGCAAGCCCGTCTACATCTGCGGCGAGATCGGCATCAACCACAACGGTGAGCTGGAGAACGCCTTCAAGCTCATCGACGCGGCCGCCGAGGCCGGCTGTGACGCCGTGAAGTTCCAGAAGCGCACCCCGGAGATCTGCACCCCGCGCGACCAGTGGGACATCGAGCGCGACACCCCCTGGGGCCGGATGACCTACATCGACTACCGCCACCGTGTGGAGTTCGGTGAGGACGAGTACCGCCAGATCGACGAGTACTGCAAGACCAAGAACATCGACTGGTTCGCCTCCCCGTGGGACACCGAGGCCGTCGCCTTCCTGGAGAAGTTCGACGTCCCCGCCCACAAGGTCGCCTCGGCCTCCCTGACCGACGACGAGCTGCTGCGCGCCCTGCGCGGTACCGGCCGCGCGGTCATCCTCTCCACCGGCATGTCGACGCCGAAGCAGATCCGCCACGCGGTCGAGGTCCTCGGCTCCGACAACATCGTCATGTGCCACGCCACCTCCACCTACCCGGCGAAGGCCGAGGAGCTCAACCTCCGCGCGATCAACACCCTGGAGAAGGAGTTCCCGAACGTCCCGATCGGCTACTCCGGCCACGAGACGGGCCTGCAGACCACGCTGGCCGCGGTCGCCCTCGGCGCCGTCTTCGTCGAGCGCCACATCACCCTGGACCGCGCGATGTGGGGCTCGGACCAGGCCGCCTCGGTCGAGCCGCAGGGCCTGACCCGCCTCGTCCGCGACATCCGCACCATCGAGGCCTCCCTCGGTGACGGCGTCAAGAAGGTCTACGACTCCGAGCTCGGCCCGATGAAGAAGCTGCGCCGCGTCGCCGGTGTGGTCGCCGAGGCGGAGATCGCCGCCGCGGCGGGCGAGCCGGTCCAGGTCTGA
- a CDS encoding class I SAM-dependent methyltransferase — MRPVTADFLQATRASYDAIAPAYADRFSDWPADSTPLDRSLVTAFAELAREHAPAPVADLGSGPGSVTAHLHTLGLPVFGVDLSPRMVGLARRAYPELRFHVGSMTSLDLPDETLGGIVALYSIIHVPDDHLPATFAEFHRVLVPGAPVLLAFQSGAHEDHLHLSERFGQEIALDYYWRIPDTVIDQLTAAGLRLYARIVREAEGEEKRPRAFLLAEKPSAQA, encoded by the coding sequence GTGCGCCCCGTGACCGCCGACTTCCTGCAGGCCACCCGAGCCTCGTACGACGCCATAGCCCCCGCCTACGCGGACCGCTTCTCCGACTGGCCGGCCGACAGCACGCCCCTGGACCGCTCCCTGGTCACCGCCTTCGCCGAGCTGGCCCGCGAGCACGCCCCGGCTCCCGTCGCCGACCTCGGCAGCGGCCCCGGCTCCGTCACGGCCCACCTGCACACCCTCGGCCTGCCGGTCTTCGGCGTCGACCTCTCGCCCCGGATGGTGGGCCTGGCCCGCCGCGCCTATCCCGAACTCCGGTTCCACGTCGGCTCGATGACGTCGCTGGACCTGCCGGACGAGACGCTGGGCGGGATCGTCGCGCTGTACTCGATCATCCACGTCCCGGACGATCACCTGCCCGCGACGTTCGCCGAGTTCCACCGGGTACTCGTGCCCGGCGCCCCGGTGCTGCTGGCGTTCCAGTCCGGCGCCCACGAGGACCACCTGCACCTGAGCGAGCGCTTCGGCCAGGAGATCGCGCTCGACTACTACTGGCGGATCCCGGACACCGTCATCGACCAGCTCACCGCGGCGGGCCTGCGGCTGTACGCCCGGATCGTGCGGGAAGCGGAGGGCGAGGAGAAGCGCCCGCGCGCCTTCCTCCTCGCCGAGAAGCCCTCAGCGCAGGCGTAG
- a CDS encoding M20 family metallopeptidase: MSPESEADHTGEAALPGTLPEALRAELIEFRRDLHMHPELGNQEFRTTAAIKARLEKAGLQPRVLAIGTGLICDIGEWDGGRPMLALRADIDGLPIPDTKSDCPYRSTVPDRAHACGHDVHTAAVLGAGLVLAGLLEQGQLPRPVRLIFQPAEEVLPGGAADVVECGVLEGVGRILAVHCDPKVDAGKIGLRQGAITSACDRLEIALDGPGGHTARPHLTTDLVTAAARVVTDVPALVARRTDARSGLAVTWGRVESGHAPNVIPQHAELSGTVRCLDLDTWRQAPDLVVAAIDEVANLHRAKSEINYVRGVPPVVNDPAATELLRDAMTARLGADSVEGTEQSLGGEDFSWYLEHVPGAMARLGVRAPGDRIGRDLHQGDFDVDESAIAVGVEMFTAAALLDAVR; encoded by the coding sequence ATGTCCCCAGAGTCCGAGGCCGATCACACCGGGGAAGCCGCCCTTCCCGGCACCCTGCCGGAGGCGCTCCGTGCCGAACTCATCGAGTTCCGGCGCGACTTGCACATGCACCCGGAACTCGGCAACCAGGAGTTCCGTACGACCGCCGCGATCAAGGCCCGCCTGGAGAAGGCCGGCCTGCAGCCCCGCGTGCTCGCCATCGGAACCGGGCTCATCTGTGACATCGGGGAGTGGGACGGCGGGCGGCCCATGCTCGCCCTGCGCGCCGACATCGACGGCCTGCCCATTCCGGACACGAAGAGTGACTGCCCGTACCGCTCGACCGTCCCCGACCGGGCGCACGCCTGTGGCCACGACGTCCACACGGCCGCGGTGCTGGGCGCCGGCCTGGTGCTGGCCGGACTGCTCGAGCAGGGGCAGCTGCCCCGCCCCGTCCGCCTGATCTTCCAGCCCGCGGAGGAGGTGCTCCCCGGAGGCGCCGCCGACGTCGTCGAGTGCGGGGTGCTGGAGGGGGTGGGGCGGATCCTCGCCGTGCACTGCGACCCCAAGGTGGACGCAGGGAAGATCGGACTGCGGCAGGGTGCCATCACGTCCGCCTGCGACCGTCTCGAAATCGCCCTCGACGGGCCCGGCGGGCACACTGCTCGCCCCCACCTGACGACCGACCTGGTCACCGCCGCCGCCCGGGTCGTCACCGACGTGCCCGCGCTGGTCGCCCGGCGCACCGACGCCCGCAGCGGCCTCGCCGTGACCTGGGGCCGCGTCGAGTCCGGCCACGCGCCCAACGTGATCCCGCAGCACGCCGAGCTATCCGGGACCGTGCGCTGCCTGGACCTCGACACCTGGCGGCAGGCGCCGGACCTCGTCGTCGCCGCCATCGACGAGGTCGCCAACCTCCACCGGGCCAAGTCGGAGATCAACTACGTCCGGGGCGTCCCGCCCGTCGTCAACGACCCGGCCGCCACCGAGCTGCTGCGCGACGCCATGACCGCCCGGCTCGGCGCCGACTCCGTCGAGGGCACGGAGCAGAGCCTCGGGGGTGAGGACTTCTCCTGGTACCTGGAGCACGTTCCGGGCGCCATGGCCCGCCTGGGCGTGCGCGCGCCGGGCGACCGGATCGGGCGGGACCTGCACCAGGGCGATTTCGACGTCGACGAGTCCGCCATCGCGGTGGGGGTGGAGATGTTCACGGCGGCCGCGCTTCTCGACGCCGTCAGGTAG
- a CDS encoding BMP family protein: MRRISKLTRVAVGVASIALAATACGGTSSDSGGDSDASGEAKGLAIAYDIGGKGDQSFNDAAYAGLQKAQKEFGYKTDDVEPTEGETDADKEQRLSSLARQGYNPVIGIGYAYGPAITAVSKKYPKTTFGIVDSTVEADNVASLVFAEEQASYLAGVTAAKATKSNVVGFVGGVDIPLIHKFEAGYKQGVLDTNPKVKVLSQYLTQTAEEGGFASPDKGKAAAEGQIEKKADVVYQAAGLSGQGVIEAAAKAKVWAIGVDSDQYKQAALATYKNSILTSALKDVGGAVYALAKSVHDDKPLTGTQTFDLKVNGVGLAESNPEFAKIAGLSDAVAKAKAGIIDGSIKVKTE, from the coding sequence ATGCGTCGGATATCCAAACTGACCCGTGTCGCGGTGGGGGTCGCGTCGATCGCGCTCGCTGCCACGGCGTGCGGTGGCACCAGCAGCGACAGCGGCGGCGACAGCGACGCGAGCGGCGAGGCCAAGGGTCTCGCCATCGCGTACGACATCGGCGGTAAGGGCGACCAGTCCTTCAACGACGCCGCGTACGCCGGTCTGCAGAAGGCCCAGAAGGAGTTCGGTTACAAGACCGACGACGTCGAGCCCACCGAGGGTGAGACGGACGCCGACAAGGAGCAGCGCCTGTCCTCACTGGCCAGGCAGGGCTACAACCCCGTCATCGGCATCGGCTACGCCTACGGCCCGGCCATCACGGCCGTGTCCAAGAAGTACCCGAAGACCACCTTCGGCATTGTCGACTCCACGGTCGAGGCTGACAACGTGGCATCCCTCGTCTTCGCCGAGGAGCAGGCTTCTTACCTCGCCGGGGTCACCGCTGCCAAGGCCACCAAGTCGAACGTCGTCGGCTTCGTGGGTGGTGTGGACATCCCGCTGATCCACAAGTTCGAGGCCGGCTACAAGCAGGGCGTCCTGGACACCAACCCGAAGGTCAAGGTCCTGTCGCAGTACCTGACCCAGACCGCCGAGGAGGGTGGCTTCGCCAGCCCCGACAAGGGCAAGGCCGCCGCCGAGGGCCAGATCGAGAAGAAGGCCGACGTCGTCTACCAGGCGGCCGGTCTCTCCGGCCAGGGCGTCATCGAGGCCGCCGCGAAGGCCAAGGTCTGGGCGATCGGCGTCGACTCCGACCAGTACAAGCAGGCCGCCCTGGCGACGTACAAGAACTCCATCCTGACCTCCGCCCTCAAGGACGTCGGCGGCGCGGTCTACGCGCTGGCCAAGTCCGTCCACGACGACAAGCCGCTGACCGGCACCCAGACCTTCGACCTGAAGGTCAACGGCGTCGGCCTGGCCGAGTCCAACCCGGAGTTCGCGAAGATCGCGGGCCTGTCCGACGCCGTGGCGAAGGCCAAGGCGGGCATCATCGACGGCTCGATCAAGGTCAAGACCGAGTAG
- a CDS encoding BMP family protein: protein MRRISRITVAGAATASLALALSACGGTSTSASSSESKGDKGLAIAYDVGGKGDQSFNDAAYAGLEQAKKAFQYDTADVEPTEGETDADKEQRLVSLAKQGYNPVVGVGYAYATAVKGAAEKFPDTTFGIVDDSTVESKNVADLVFSEEEASYLAGVAAAKSTKTNTVGFVGGVDIPLIHKFQAGYEQGVKDTNPKVKVLSQYLTQTAEEGGFASPDKGKSAAEGQIEKKADVVYAAAGLSGQGVIEAAAANKVWAIGVDSDQYEQEALAKYKDSILTSAMKDVAKAVYNLAKSVEDGKPETGIVRGDLKTGQVSLSNSNPKFADDAAVQEAIKTAKEKIVSGEIKVKTS from the coding sequence ATGCGCCGGATTTCCCGGATAACGGTCGCAGGCGCAGCGACCGCCTCTCTGGCCCTCGCGCTCTCCGCCTGTGGCGGCACCTCGACCTCGGCCTCGTCGTCGGAGTCGAAGGGGGACAAGGGCCTCGCCATCGCGTACGACGTCGGCGGCAAGGGCGACCAGTCCTTCAACGACGCCGCGTACGCGGGCCTGGAGCAGGCGAAGAAGGCGTTCCAGTACGACACCGCCGACGTCGAGCCCACCGAGGGTGAGACGGACGCCGACAAGGAGCAGCGACTGGTGTCGCTGGCCAAGCAGGGTTACAACCCGGTCGTCGGTGTCGGCTACGCGTACGCCACCGCCGTGAAGGGCGCCGCGGAGAAGTTCCCCGACACCACCTTCGGCATCGTCGACGACTCCACCGTCGAGTCGAAGAACGTGGCCGACCTGGTCTTCTCCGAGGAGGAGGCCTCGTACCTGGCCGGTGTCGCCGCCGCCAAGAGCACCAAGACGAACACGGTCGGCTTCGTGGGCGGTGTGGACATCCCGCTGATCCACAAGTTCCAGGCCGGCTACGAGCAGGGCGTCAAGGACACCAACCCCAAGGTCAAGGTCCTCTCCCAGTACCTCACGCAGACCGCGGAGGAGGGTGGCTTCGCCAGCCCGGACAAGGGCAAGTCGGCCGCCGAGGGCCAGATCGAGAAGAAGGCCGACGTCGTCTACGCGGCCGCCGGTCTCTCCGGCCAGGGTGTCATCGAGGCCGCCGCCGCCAACAAGGTGTGGGCGATCGGTGTCGACTCCGACCAGTACGAGCAGGAAGCCCTTGCCAAATACAAGGACTCCATCCTGACCTCGGCCATGAAGGACGTCGCCAAGGCGGTGTACAACCTGGCGAAGTCGGTCGAGGACGGCAAGCCCGAGACCGGTATCGTTCGTGGCGATCTGAAGACCGGCCAGGTGAGCCTGTCGAACTCCAACCCGAAGTTCGCGGACGACGCCGCGGTCCAGGAAGCCATCAAGACGGCCAAGGAGAAGATCGTCAGCGGCGAGATCAAGGTCAAGACGAGCTGA